ACAGCTTCCTCGACCTGCGCGAGGGAGACCTGGTAGTTCATCTCGCGCATGGCATCGGGCGATTTGCGGGGATTAAACTTCTCGAGCGTGGTGAAACGAGCGAAGAGCATCTTGAAATCGAATTCGATGGTGGCACGCGGATCTATGTCCCTGCGGTGCGCATCGATCTCGTTCAAAAATATGTCGGTGGCACGAAAACACGCCCCTCGCTCGCAAAAATTGGCGGGAAAACCTGGCTTAAGCAAAAGAAAGCTGCCGAGTCGGCGGTGGCCGATCTCGCGGTCGAAATGCTCGAGCTGCAAGCGATGCGCAGCGCTCGCCCTGGGATCGCATTCAGTGCCGATAGCGAGTGGCAAAAGGAGTTCGATAACTCGTTTCCGTTTCAAGAGACCGTCGATCAGCTGACATCGATTGCGTCGATCAAAGCCGACATGCAGCGAGCGCGTCCGATGGACCGGCTCCTGTGCGGCGATGTGGGATTTGGCAAAACCGAAGTGGCGATGCGGGCAGCCTTCAAGGCGGTCGATAACGGCTACCAAGTGGCGGTGCTGGTGCCGACAACCATCCTGGCCGAACAGCACTACCGTAGCTTCATCGAGCGCATGGCCGAGTTTCCCTGCGATATTGCGAAGCTCAGTCGCTTCTGCACGTCGCAGGAAGAACGCGAGGCGCTCAAAGGTATTAAGAGTGGCAAGGTCGATATCGTGGTGGGGACACATCGTCTCGCTTCGCAGGACGTTGATTTCCACAACTTGGGGCTAGTGATCATCGACGAAGAGCAGCGTTTTGGTGTCGACGTAAAAGAGCGGCTGAAGGCGCTCAAAGCGACGGTGGATGTCCTCACGTTGTCGGCAACACCGATTCCACGCACGCTGCATATGTCGCTCGTGGGGGTCCGCGATATTTCGAATCTCGAGTCTCCTCCTGAAGATCGAGTGCCGGTCGAAACGTCTGTCAAACGCTGGAATAACGACCTGATTCGCACCGCAGTGCTACGCGAACTCAATCGGGGGGGACAGATTTATTTTGTCCATAACCGCGTGAATGATATTGAGATCATCGCGCGACGTTTGAATCAAATTGTTCCCGAAGCTTCGCTCCGGATCGGTCATGGACAGATGAACGAGACCGAGCTCGAGCAAGTGATGGTCGACTTTGTCGCGGGGAAGTTCGATCTGCTCCTCGCCACCACCATCGTGGAGAGTGGGCTCGATATTCCCAACGCCAATACGATTTTCATCAACGAGGCTGAGCGCTACGGACTAGCCGACCTGCATCAGCTGCGGGGACGTGTGGGGCGCTATAAAAATCGAGCCCACTGCTATCTGCTGATCGATTCCAATAAGTCGATCACCCCCAACGCAGCACGGCGCTTGCGGGCAATTGAAGAGTTCAGCGAAATGGGGGCCGGTTTTCAGATTTCGATGCGCGACCTTGAAATCCGGGGTGCTGGCAATTTGCTTGGCACGCAGCAGAGTGGGCACATCGCCGCGGTGGGGTATGAACTCTATTGTCAGCTGCTCGAGAATGCCGTTCGGTCGCTGCAGCGTCAGCCACCGAAGCAGCAGCTAGCAGTCGACCTGAATCTGCCGGGCGAGGCGTTTTTGCCATCCGATTACGTCGACGACATGCGGCTGAAGATCGATCTTTATCGACGGTTGTCGCGCGTAGGTTCGCCGACCGAGCTGGCTGATTTCCGCAGCGAATTGGTCGATCGCTTTGGCGAGCCGCCACCGCCGGTCGAGCATTTGCTGATGCTCACGGGACTAAAAATCGACGCGATGCTCTGGAGTGTTTCGTCGATCTATATCGAAGATCAGTTTGTGGTGCTGCGGGGGGATGCTCCGGTGCGGCTAGCTCAGCTAGCAAAGACACAAAAGGGGCGTTTGCGACTCGTCGACGAGCGGCATATCTATTTGCCACTCCCGAAGAAATCGATGCCAACAGCCGAACTTTACGAACTGATAAAAACGATGTTGCAGCCGGGGAAGTAGCCCTCTATAGTCCCGCCCCGGTGAAGGAGAAACTGCGCACGGCGTAAGTCACTCCGGAGCTGTTTCCGTGTGCTCTGCAACTCGGTTTGGCAACATAGTTTGTGCAGCTGACAAGTGAGGTCAGTGGCGCGAGCAATTGAGGTAAGGAAACCTGCGTTTGCCGCATTGCTTTGCTAAGTTTGTGCCGCTCGCGATTCTCCTCGGCTTGATCGAGGCGAGTCCGATCTGCGCGCAAAGCTACGGTGATCCCTACGCACAAGCGCCCCCCGCTGCTGGTCCAGCGCCGGTGAATCGCTATCCTCTGCCGCAGCAGCCAGCAGCGCCGAGCTATCCACCGCCAGTTCAGCAGCCGCAGTATCAGGTTCCCCAGTACCAAGTTCCTCAGTACCAGCCTCCACAAAATTCGGCACCGCAATATCAGCAGCCCCAGTATCCACCAGCAGCAGCTGGCTATCCCTTGCCGCAAGGGGAGGGGGGAGCGGCCAATTATCAAGCAAGCGCAGCGGCTACCGGTGGTGCTTCGGCGCCAGCATCGAGCAAGTTTGCTCCTTCGCAGATTGTGGCCCGTGTGGGCAACCAATTTGTGCTTGCCGGGGATGTCGATGCCATTGTGAATCAAATGATTGGCCCCGCACTAGCGCGAGCCAAATCGGATCAAGAGCGCGAAGCCATTGAGTCGAGCCGAGCGAATGCATCGAAAATGGTGCTGCAGCGCATGATCGACATGAAGGTGCTCTACGGCGACTTCGAGCGGAACATCGAGAAGAACGCCGGTCGCGACAAGCTCGACGAAATTCGAAAGAACATCGATCGCCGGATGCGCGATCAGTTCGAAAAAGAGCTCGCTTCGATGCGCGAGAAGGTTCGCAAAGCCAAGCCAGCTGAACTGCAAGCGATGCTCGCCCGCGATCCACAGATGCCTGTCGTCGCGATGCTGATGGAAGAACATCAGATTGAAAATCTCGGCGATCTCGACTTGCTGCTCCGGAAGTATGGTTCGTCGCTCGAGAAGACGCAGCGGTACTATCGCGAAAGCACTCTTGGTCGAAGTCAGGTGGCCGAGAATGTCCGCGAGATTCCGGAAGTGACCCATAAGGCGATGCTCGACTACTATCAGTCGCACGCGGAAGATTTTGCCCTGCAGGCGCGAGCACGCTTTGAAATGATGAGCGTGAAATTCGTCGGCTTTCCTACTCGGCAAGCGGCCTATCAAACAATCGGCCAGATGGGGAACGAAGTTTTTTACGGTGCGCCGTTTGAATCGGTGGCGAAGAAGTATTCGCAAGATCCGAGCGCTTCGCGCGGTGGCTATTTCGACTGGACTCAGCAGGGTGCATTGTCGACCGAAGTGCTCGACCGCGCTGTGTTCTCGCTCGAACCGGGCAAGTTGAGCCAGATTCTTGAGGACGAACGGGGCTACTACATCGTCCGAGTGATCGAGCGCGAAGAAGCGGGAAGCGTGCCGTTTGAAGTTGCCCAAACGAAGATCAAAGACGCTATCGAAACGCAGTACCGCGAAGAGAACTACCGCAATTACCTCACCAAAGTGAAGCAGCAGACCACCATTTGGACCATCTACGACGAAACAGCTGGGCGTGGCTCGGCTGCTCCGGGAACAGGTTCGCGGTAGTCATTCTTCGGGCCGCTGAGCGGTACAAGTTGTGTAGGCGCTAGGTCTTACCGACTTCTGCAGGCATTTCTTTCGCCCCGGAATGAATCGAGCTAGCTGCATACTTTCTACAGCCTGCCGGGCCAGCTATACTTCCCACTTGCCCGAGAACGGACGTGTGGAATCGCTCGGCCCCCACTGCCGTTATCGCCTGGTTGCGTCCGGGATTAGTGACACTCGCCACTGCCCCGCTGCGATCGCTATAACGCCGCAAACGGGGCATTCTCTCCCGCCAATCCACGCACACTCTTCTCGTGCGATCATGGTTGAACTGCGCCAGATCCCGACGCTCCAGTGCGCTCGTTTTCCTCTGGAAACGAGCTTGTTGGGCTGGAAATGTCGCGGGTCTGCACCAGCCGCACGATGGGACTTGCCCCATCACCTCGACCGTTGAAATTCACACCTTGGAAACGTCAGCCGACAGACTCTTGTCAAAGAGCGCGGCAGCGGAAAGGAACGCGACGATGACCAGTCCGGCTCGTTTGATTTTGGGCGAGAAAGAAATCGAACTCCCCGTTGTAGTGGGGACGGAAGATGAGCGTGGCATCGACATTTCGAAGCTGCTGGCGACGACTGGTCACATCACAATCGACGACGGCTACGGCAACACCGGCTCGACTCAGTCGGCGATCACCTTTCTCGACGGCGAGAAGGGGATTCTTCGTTATCGCGGCTATCCGATCGAACAACTGGCGGTGAACTGCGACTTTCTCGACGTCGCCCACCTGCTGATCTTCGGGGAACTCCCCACGGCCAAGCAGAGTGAAGACTTCCGCCGGATGACGCTGCGGCACACGATGATTCACGAAGAAATGCGTGCCTTCTACGGCGGCTTTCCTCGCGAAGCGCACCCGATGGCCATCCTCTCGAGCGTGGTGAGCGCCCTCTCGACCTTCTATCAAGATTCGCTCGACCCGAACGATCCACGCCAGGTCGAAGTGTCGATCTATCGACTTTTGGCCAAGCTCCCGACCATCGCGGCTTATAGTTATAAGAAGTCGATTGGTCAGCCTTTTGTCTATCCTCAAAATGATTTGAGTTATAGCCAAAACTTCTTGCAAATGATGTTCGCAACCCCTTGCGAACCTTATGAGGTCGACCCCGATGCGGTCGCCGCTCTCAATCTGCTCTTGATTGTACATGCCGACCACGAACAGAACTGCAGCACCAGCACGGTGCGCATGGTCGGTTCGTCGAATGCAAACCTGTTTGCCTCGATTTCCGCAGGAATTTCGGCACTTTGGGGCCCGCTGCACGGTGGTGCCAACGAAGCTTGTGTGCTGATGCTCGAGCGGATTTTGGAAGAAGGTGGCGACGTCAAGAAGTTCGTCAACATGGCGAAAGATAAGAAAAGCAACTTCCGTTTGATGGGCTTTGGTCATCGCGTTTATAAGAACTACGATCCACGCTGCATTATTATTAAGAAGGCATGTGATAAGGTTCTCTCGAAGCTGAAGATTCGCGACCCGCTGTTTGATGTGGCCAAGGAACTCGAAGAAGTCGCTTTGAATGATCCTTACTTCATCGAACGAAAGTTGTATCCCAACGTCGACTTCTATAGCGGTGTGATCTATCGCGCCCTGGGTATCCCAGTGCAGATGTTCACGGTGCTGTTTGCGATGGGCCGTCTGCCAGGCTGGATCGCTCACTGGGTCGAAATGCACAAGAACCCGAACAAGCGGATCTGCCGCCCTCGCCAGATTTATACCGGTCCT
This window of the Pirellula staleyi DSM 6068 genome carries:
- the mfd gene encoding transcription-repair coupling factor: MTAVLPTDTEAAEKLRRLPGRIAQLAGFAEVVAAMSRHEPATIDGVWGSSCALLAAALASADNSPVIAVLPTQREADDLAIDIALFRSQGILPLPSFESAIVAELGRDDAFGPRLRTLKELLVARENPRAAATLQQLVVTSIHSLLQPMPQREVLAASSRRVRKQESLEIDPFLRWLVEHGYEATTSVQLPGEFCHRGGIIDLFAHDWQRPARIELFDDEVESIRQFDVATQRSLGALDWVEITAIPAANLAGGVIADYLPPNSRILLFSPDRLSDEGRALHARSTAEAQLMSVAEVLSSLSSFGIATADGIAAGSLGVPWHMPVESVEQFSGDLTKVRDQLGDLAGDHEVMIITPTEAEVQRLREIFATTSLAATGRLSYVIGTLREGFRVPDEKLIIITGGELFHRGELRRLPRRRLGKAIDSFLDLREGDLVVHLAHGIGRFAGIKLLERGETSEEHLEIEFDGGTRIYVPAVRIDLVQKYVGGTKTRPSLAKIGGKTWLKQKKAAESAVADLAVEMLELQAMRSARPGIAFSADSEWQKEFDNSFPFQETVDQLTSIASIKADMQRARPMDRLLCGDVGFGKTEVAMRAAFKAVDNGYQVAVLVPTTILAEQHYRSFIERMAEFPCDIAKLSRFCTSQEEREALKGIKSGKVDIVVGTHRLASQDVDFHNLGLVIIDEEQRFGVDVKERLKALKATVDVLTLSATPIPRTLHMSLVGVRDISNLESPPEDRVPVETSVKRWNNDLIRTAVLRELNRGGQIYFVHNRVNDIEIIARRLNQIVPEASLRIGHGQMNETELEQVMVDFVAGKFDLLLATTIVESGLDIPNANTIFINEAERYGLADLHQLRGRVGRYKNRAHCYLLIDSNKSITPNAARRLRAIEEFSEMGAGFQISMRDLEIRGAGNLLGTQQSGHIAAVGYELYCQLLENAVRSLQRQPPKQQLAVDLNLPGEAFLPSDYVDDMRLKIDLYRRLSRVGSPTELADFRSELVDRFGEPPPPVEHLLMLTGLKIDAMLWSVSSIYIEDQFVVLRGDAPVRLAQLAKTQKGRLRLVDERHIYLPLPKKSMPTAELYELIKTMLQPGK
- a CDS encoding peptidylprolyl isomerase — its product is MPHCFAKFVPLAILLGLIEASPICAQSYGDPYAQAPPAAGPAPVNRYPLPQQPAAPSYPPPVQQPQYQVPQYQVPQYQPPQNSAPQYQQPQYPPAAAGYPLPQGEGGAANYQASAAATGGASAPASSKFAPSQIVARVGNQFVLAGDVDAIVNQMIGPALARAKSDQEREAIESSRANASKMVLQRMIDMKVLYGDFERNIEKNAGRDKLDEIRKNIDRRMRDQFEKELASMREKVRKAKPAELQAMLARDPQMPVVAMLMEEHQIENLGDLDLLLRKYGSSLEKTQRYYRESTLGRSQVAENVREIPEVTHKAMLDYYQSHAEDFALQARARFEMMSVKFVGFPTRQAAYQTIGQMGNEVFYGAPFESVAKKYSQDPSASRGGYFDWTQQGALSTEVLDRAVFSLEPGKLSQILEDERGYYIVRVIEREEAGSVPFEVAQTKIKDAIETQYREENYRNYLTKVKQQTTIWTIYDETAGRGSAAPGTGSR
- a CDS encoding citrate synthase; the protein is MTSPARLILGEKEIELPVVVGTEDERGIDISKLLATTGHITIDDGYGNTGSTQSAITFLDGEKGILRYRGYPIEQLAVNCDFLDVAHLLIFGELPTAKQSEDFRRMTLRHTMIHEEMRAFYGGFPREAHPMAILSSVVSALSTFYQDSLDPNDPRQVEVSIYRLLAKLPTIAAYSYKKSIGQPFVYPQNDLSYSQNFLQMMFATPCEPYEVDPDAVAALNLLLIVHADHEQNCSTSTVRMVGSSNANLFASISAGISALWGPLHGGANEACVLMLERILEEGGDVKKFVNMAKDKKSNFRLMGFGHRVYKNYDPRCIIIKKACDKVLSKLKIRDPLFDVAKELEEVALNDPYFIERKLYPNVDFYSGVIYRALGIPVQMFTVLFAMGRLPGWIAHWVEMHKNPNKRICRPRQIYTGPAERPFKQPE